The DNA region CTCCTACGCTAACCTCAAAGTCACCACCCCGGAAGACCTCCTGATACTGGAAGCCCTCATGCGAAAGTCCCGTTCTAAAGGTAGCTAATGCTAGCCAGCCAAACGAGTTTAGTGACCATGAACGCATACGATACCAACCCCCTTTTTCCTTTCTCCTCCTTGATGGGGGAGAATAGAAGAGAGGGTGAAACACTAGCTCTACGCTCCGTCCGCCAGGCTAGGCCACTCCTAACCCCGCGGAACGTTCTCTTCCTCTCCTCACCTTCCCCCCAAACCTTAGGACCACTCGTCGAAGGCCCCCGCTAATGACCCTCCGCGTAGGCTCAGGCCTCGACGCCCACCCCCTGGTCGCAGGGCGACGCCTCGTCCTCGGCGGCGTCCCCATCCCCCACGAAAAAGGCATCCAGGGCCACAGTGACGGCGACGTCGCCGTCCACGCCATCATGGACGCCCTCCTGGGCGCCGCCGGCCTCGGCGACAAGGGCAAGCACTTCCCCTCCACAGACCCCACACTAAAGGGCATATCCAGCCTCATCCTCCTCCAGCGCGTCGGCGCCCTCGTCCGGGAGCGAGGTTGGCGCATCGTGAACGTGGATGCTACAATACTCGCCCAGCGGCCGCGTCTGAGTCCCTTCGTGGAGCAGATGCGAAAAAACGTCTCCCGAACGCTCAGCGTCGGCCCTGAAATTATCAGCATCAAAGCTACTACAACCGATAATCTGGGCTTTACGGGTCGAGGGGAAGGTATCGCCGCCCACGCCGTAGCCCTCATCGAGACCGTTTAATGAAACTCTACAACACCATGTCCGGCAAAGAAGAGGACATTGCGCCTGCAAAACGCCAGGTAAAGATGCCCGTGAATATGTATGTATGCGGCGTCACGCCCTACGCCCCTTGCCACATCGGCCACGCTATGAGTTATGTCATCTTTGACACCCTGCGGCGACACCTGGAGTTCCGCGGCTTCCAG from SAR202 cluster bacterium includes:
- a CDS encoding 2-C-methyl-D-erythritol 2,4-cyclodiphosphate synthase; the protein is MTLRVGSGLDAHPLVAGRRLVLGGVPIPHEKGIQGHSDGDVAVHAIMDALLGAAGLGDKGKHFPSTDPTLKGISSLILLQRVGALVRERGWRIVNVDATILAQRPRLSPFVEQMRKNVSRTLSVGPEIISIKATTTDNLGFTGRGEGIAAHAVALIETV